The sequence below is a genomic window from Theobroma cacao cultivar B97-61/B2 chromosome 6, Criollo_cocoa_genome_V2, whole genome shotgun sequence.
TATCTTGGAGCGAACTATCTTCTCCACCAGGTTCTGTGGGTTCGTTCCCCTTATGCTCTTGGCAGCAGGGTCTGTACGGTTCGCCATTGCCGCTTCGGATTAAGCAGATCCTTTGCTTGATTTGATCGATTAAAGATAAAGGAGAAGAGGAAGAGGGAAAATGTAAGAAACCCTAGATCTTCCAAATTATTCAAACAAGAAAGACAAACATTCGCAGATGCAGCAATCTCCTTCATACAATCTTCGCAAGGAAGCAAGCTAAAAACCActccaagaaaaaaagagtCTTTGGCTCCCAACAACACATAATCCAATAATGTGAAGCTAGAATCTATCTAATCCCTTCAAAATCACCAATGATTACCACCCATTAAAACTAAATCTAACACCTTTTGGAAGGATTAAAAACACCCAGATAAAAAATAACacataaatacaaaataaatcaattccAGATTCAATTCGGcaaagaatatttattttcagaaCACTTGTTgcagaagaaagaaacatgaATGCTAAAGAATACaaacaaaactaaaattaaattagaatTACTGAATTAAAATTACCTGATTTAATGGATTAATAGAGAgatagtaaaatatttttttttttggagagagagagagagaggtgggTGATACGGACAGGATAGTTTTCGAGGTATTTATACAGTTTTAAGAGTGAAGGAGACCTTGCACCCGAGAAGAAGAAAGTGAGGAAACTGGAGGCAGAAGGAAGGGAGAAGAGAAGAacagaagaaaagaggaaggGGAAGGAAAGAGGGAGCCGGCGGACAGGAGATAGGAGAAAGGGTAGGGTCGGTGGGAGAAAAAAAGCgcaaaaaatgaagaaagagagaaacgGGTTGGCTTTTAGGGTTATGTTAAGATTTTATCGGAATATCAAAACTACGTCGTTTTATTGGACAAGAAAAACGAAGAGGTGGGTCGAATCCACCCAAGCCCAACTGGGATCAGCTTTATGCTGAGCAGATTTGGGCCAAACCCAACAACAATTGAGGTATTTCATAGCCCACTGTTTTACCttgtaattatttattttaccagACCATGCGCACGGGCTGCTGTCTACCacttttttttctatctttctacctctctttttcttttctttttctctttttttctatgCCCTCCACGTGCCTAtcagtttttttctttctctttctactttttttttatgctcaCCACGTGGCTACAGAAGGAAGCCCTTTTGGGGCTTCCTTTTAAGTATGTTATATATTATGAACATCAGCCCCAGACCAACGCTCGACAGAATTTTAGTATAAATATAAagatataaacaaaatatctATCTATAgcataaatgaaaattatttctaaatacGGTTTTATAGTGATACGTGTTCAGCTGATTTGGTGTGTCTTGTACTTTTTTTCCAGTTCTCTTTGCATGGGGACGGACAGTCATGTGCCCATTTTCATAACATCcaacttatatatattttttcaattatgcTTTTAAGATTTACCAGCCTTCACAACTTTTAAATTGTTAACAAAtacttatttttatgttttattattttaaaaatgttaaaaaaatactcATCCTACGATGCTTAcaagttaaaattttctttaaaatttttccctTATGAGAATTCAtgtctttaaaaaaaaaaaatttaaaaatactattaaaattttaaaaatgacttAATGCTCAATTTTACGTCAaaacttttgagtttttttatcaatttagaaccaaatatttcaattGTAACAATCAAAGGTCAAACATTTTCAATTCCTTACCGTTAAGAGCTAAGATGAAAGGTGTTTAACACATGTAGGACACATGCATAGCATGGATGCTGGCTTGGATTTTTGCCTTTGACATGGCAAGTGAATTGGACTTTTGGCAAACAACGCCATTTTGTCTAAGCAAAAACAACTTTGTTTCTCCCTATTTGATTACCCCCATCGATAAAAATTTTCtacaatttcattttctcactATTTTAGTTTTCCCACCATCGACCCAAATTACCTACACTTTGCCTCCTTTCCTCTCCAATCTACCTCTCCCTGGTTGTTTTCCTTCTTCATCATCTCACCGTTTGGCTAGGTATTTGTCGTCATCAGCTTATCAAGTGCCGCTTATTTGTGGGTTCTTATTGCCGTTTGCTAaacaactttttcatcataacaattatattttttaacatgacgTGCAATagctaaatttttaaaatgacgtgtaacaattacatttttcaacatagcATTTAACAATTAAATCTTTAACATGGTGCATCAATATAGCgtgtaacaactaaattttcaacatggtgtataataacttaatttttaacatggtgtataataattacatttcaacatgacgtgtaacaattattttcaatatgacgtgtaaccatcaaattttaaaatatgacgTGCAACACTACATTTTTAACATGGCgttaacaacattttttcaCAAAAGGTAACAATAACATTTCCTAATATGCCgtgtaataaatatttagaaaatgGTGTGTaataacatcatttttctgACATACTGTGGAATAACTTTTTTGACCATGGCATTTAACAACACATTATACAAGTTTGGCCTCTCACATATTTGCATATTTTAAGGAAAAGTTCACAAACACCCAAAAATCATACAAATCCTAGTATATCAACACTTCGAACAAATCCTTAGCAACATTTCATGCAAATCACTAATAAGTTACTATCTAATGAAAATGGCTAACACTTCATATACAAATCATCCACTCAATTGATAGGTTTAACTGTAAAGTGATGTGCTTCATTGAATTGTTGGCTCAATCAAGAGGTAGCCTAAGGCTTGTGGGGTATGGAAACTTTGACATCCTGTTGGTGTTGCTCATAGAAACAACGTTGGAACATATCTTTAATGAATTCGATCAAAATGGTGATTAACATTATTCTTACATGCTTCAGACACGAGTTAACACATTCCACAATGTTTGATATCATGTATTGGTTTCGCCTTATCGATGATCATGCACGTGTTCATCTTTGAGGAGATGAGAGTTAGATTGGAGAGGAGATGAAGCAGAATGGGTGAAATTAGGGGAAAATTAAGTGTaggatttaaatcaaaatgaCGCTGCTTGTATAACATGCCAAGTCAACTACCCTGTCATCAACTCATGCGATTTTCTGTCGCATATGATACATGCTCTATCCACTTGTCAACTTAACCCTTAATTGTAAAAAATCGAAAACATTTGATCATTGACTGTTACAATTGAAATGTTTGGCCTTTAGTTGAAAAAGTACCTAAACGTTTAGCTCCAATTCGAACATCTAACCTTTTAAAAATAGTTGcttaaaagttttgaaaatagttaCCTAAATGCCTTTAAAAATTGGTTAATCGAAATTATTGCTTAGAAGTTTTGAAATGATTACctgattttgaaaatctttACATAAAGGTTTAAAAATACTTACCTAAAGGCTTTAGAAAGGGTTACTTGgagattttaaataattaccTAAGGACATACTTGGTTGGGGAGAAtggaatagccattccttccatatattttattcttgAGATAAAGTTGCATTTGGTTTAATAAAATGGGATAAAGTTGCATTTGGTTCAATGAAATGATTATTCTTTGGAATAGCCATTCCAAGAGAAGCTTGAAATGGTTATTCCAAATTATTGGGAATAGGAAAAGAAGTAGGTTAAACAAATATGCcattttacaatttaaaaaattactttataaaaaaatactaaacttattttttttctctcttcctcgctccttctctctctaaagcaTAGAAgacacaaaattttttacttcattttcgaaaaaaaagaaatgaaaatatttaaatattatttaactataataaatattataagcatattatttcatattattatttcaatataataaatgtaataaagaatattatttagtaTTNTTATTTAACTAGAATAAATGttataaagaatattatttaatattatttaaatttaatgaagaacatattttatcttttaatattaaatattatttaattataatgaaaggtttaattatcttttaataaaaaatattattaaattataataaaatatgtttgtattttggtgaaaatattatttaattatagtaaaagttattttgattttattacttagaatattttatcttttaacaaaataaattctttaattttaataaagagttttttttctcatcataatatttttgttttttaattaaattttttttaaattttaataaaggatatttttatcatttactcattattctttaactattctaaaaattatttctacCAACCAAACAATGAGATaagtaataataacaatttttatcctattccattctcatgaatcaatttacataatatttattcttcttttattcTATTTCTTTGGAATGATTATTCTACTCTTATTCTAATCTTTCCCGTGAACAAAATATGctataaaagttttaaaaattgttattAGGAAGTTGTGAAAATTGttatataaagatttataatGATTATTGGGAGGTTTAAAAAATTGCAATAGAAGATTTTGATGATTATACTAAaaagatttgaaaattttaaaaatattatctaaaagttttaaaaattatacaggaaaattttgaagatgtACTTGGATCTTGTTTGCATAAGTAGTTGATGGCTCTGATGGTACTTGTGATGGCAGGGAGCATGAATGGAAAGTGATCCACCATCAGCTGTTGATACAGTGTTTTCTGATAGAAGCAAATTACCCTTTATTGTCCTTTTGCAGAAAGCTAATTAATGATCttcttttagtaaaatgaCAATCGGAGTATAACCGAGGAGGTTGATACTTTTTTCTATGCTCTCTGCACATGGAACAATGTAAAGTAGGCATAGTTTAGGCCCCATTTGGAGCCACCACTCATCGCATAATCCAACCATCATCACATAAAATGTATGATCAAAGCcatatatatattgacataACCGAGATGGTAACGGGTCTGATAATTACTTTTTAGTCacaattttttgtaaaattttgaattcgttattaaacatatatcaCTTATAATAGAATTAATAGAATTTAtcttcaatttttgaattaaaataccatattggaaattttcttatttctccGACTAATAGTTCATGTACAAATCTCATCTGATCATGCCTCAAAATATTGCAACATTTACttgtatatatttatctaAGATGGAATCCCACATATGATAAGAAGAGCAGGTTAAGGGATAaagtctatatatatatatatatatataacaaacaaaagcatgggttaTCAAGGCACAAGTATTTGCCATTACTGACAGTTATTTTCACCTTGCCAACTCCACACTATGTCTCTAAGGGCTGGCCTCATGTCTTCCTCACAAAACCTGTTGTACTCGAGAGTGTCACCGGCGGACTTGGAGAACTCCACCACCGCTACCTCGGGCGCTACCTCGAAAACCTCCGCCGTCACGGCTagttttcctttccttccctCGGCTTTCCCTTGCATTTTAACCTTGAATTCCTTCATAGTCAACACCCTGAAATTCAACTTCTTTGCCATGGATTCAAGCCTTGCCATGATCGCTGAAGCTGAACATTTGGATGTAAATAGAGAAGCTGGCTTCGTTTTGCTCTCGAACAAGTTTGACAAGTCAAATCCTGATGACATCGATGATATTAATTCAAACGCGTTGTAGAAAGGTGGTGATGATTTCGTCGTTGCCATTTCCAGCTCTCCACTGCTCTCAATGTCACGCTTGTCGCCAATTTCTGCCGATGACTCTTCAGTTGAAACTGCAACAGGCTTTGTAAAACCCTTTCGGAACCAGGGGTTTCGCATTATTCCTGGAATTGTAATCCTCTTTTCAGGGTCAGCAACAAGTAGCTTCGAAATTAATCTCCTTGCATCGTTTGAAATCCAGGGTGGGAACTCATATTCTGCCTTGAAAACTTTCCTGTACATCTCCATAACATTTTCAGCTTGGAAAGGCAAATACCCTGTCAGCAAAACAAACAGAATAACCCCACAAGACCAAATGTCAGCTTTGGCTCCATCATAACCTTTCTTCCTCAAAACCTCTGGCGCAACGTAAGCAGGAGTGCCACATTGCGTGTGCAGCAAACCATCGTTTCGGAGCTGTTCTGGCAAAGCAGAGAGGCCAAAATCAGTGACTTTCAAGTTCTCATTCTCGTCCAATAGCAAATTCTCTGGCTTCAAATCACGATGGAACACGCCACGACTGTGACAAAAGTCTACAGCACTAACCAATTGCTGAAAGTATTTCCTTGCTGAATCCTCCTTTAACTTTCCCTTAGCTACCTTAGCAAACAATTCACCTCCTTTAACATATTCCATTACGAAAAAGATTCTTGCTTTGGTTGCCATGACTTCTTTTAGCTCAACAACATTTGGGTGACGCACCAACCTCATGATCGCAATTTCTCGCTTTATCTGCTCCATGAAACCTTCTTTCTTGACTTGGTCTTTGTTGATAACTTTGATAGCTACACTTTCTTGAGTTGAAATGTTTTTCCCATAATAGACCTTGGCAAAGGTGCCTTGGCCTAAAACCCTCCCCATCTCGTACTTTCTAAAGATGATATTCCTCGTTCCATTCTTCTTGCTGATGCGTTGGTTCTCAGCTTGCACTTCCATGTCTCAAGTAAGCTTCTTCCTAATCAGGCAAAGGAAACATTTTTCTGACCATAAAGAAAGGTCATTTGGTTCACTAAAATAAGTGGGATTTCCCAGGGAAGTAAAAGGAGATACGGCCAGAAAGAGTTTGGGATTTGTGGTGCATAATCACAAGGACGGTAAGGGTGAAATAGAGGAAAATTGGTGGGGAAAAGCATGATGTTTGGAAGGGAAGAAAACGGGGGAGAgagtgagagaaagagagcGGTAGTTGATTGTCCTGTATCCGCTGGAGGACATGGTATTGTTTTGGGGGAGAGTGGACTCTGGAAAAAAAGGCAAATCACACAGACTGGAAATATCTGAGAATTTAATAATCGGAAAATCCTGCCAATAGGAGAAGGGACACGTAAAATATTTGTGGGGTAAAGTAATTTATGACTTTTCTGGTCGGCATTCCAAGCAGTGAAGCTTCCTCCTGTGTAGAGCCGTATTAGCCAAATCAGTACCCAAATCTCAAAGATTTTGGCACAATCTTAGATGCATCAGAGCTGGAAAAAGGGCACAGTGATTCTGGCTGTGGTTGATGAAGTGGGTGAGCTTGGGCTCACAATTAACTTGTGAATCTGGGTGGGTCGGTAGCAATCTGGTGACAGTTTTTGCTATCAACGTGGTGCCTGTTTTTCTTGATTAAAGCTCACACCATGGTTTCCAAGGCcccaaagagagaaagaggtaGCTGAGATGCAACTTACAAAGGGTCCAATGGCTTTTCGAGGCAACCGTAGCTACCCCACCGCACTAGAGGTTAACTAGTCTGTTATATTGTATAATgtcatatttaataataagTCTAAGAGtgcattttcctttttaggaCTAATAAATGTAATACAAGAAAACGactgtgtttttttttttctcctagGATTCCAAAATGATAGAACTTTTAATAGTAATTAGTTAATGCACCACACCATTCTCCTATATCTTAAGATTATTAGAATATGGACAATAGGTGTAAACTTAATGAGCAATTGCTTTGTATTCTTGTTTAATAAACGGACAAAAAAACTCTTCAGCACATAATTGGAACTATGCTATTTTATTGGCCCAAGAGTCATGGTTTGCTTTCCATGTTACAGTTGAAGATGACAATTTTTTCGCAGCTAAAAAGGATGTTACATTAATGTCGTAATATGTTATAGTCtaagaaattttatattataaaattgtatctatttataaaaaaatctaaattatGTATAATTACATATACAAATGCTTCAACTAACAATATTATAGTATTAAATCTAACCGGATACTGTAATCTAATTAAGTAATAATGTTATATCTTCCTTTTCGTTGATTATGTCCTCCTTTTAGTGGTGACATGATTAATTATGTGAAAAACATTTTGCATCCCATCTATCAAACCTAAATTATATCTAGACTAAATTAagtatattttattatgatttaatctctcatattaatattaaacaatgaattttattaattcaattttttttttttttgcaataaCACATAgtcaacaaaagaaataaatgattAATGTTTGGAAGCCAGAGCAATCCCCACCCTCTGCTTACCTCAATTTTTGCAGGGTTAAGTGTCAAATCCCAAATCTTATCAACTTACCTATTAGGATTCTCGGTTCTTagcttttaaaagaaaaaagagagagatgaGTAACTAAAATTTGATATCAGAAGgttacttattatttttatttaggaGAAGGTGAACAGAAAATCATAACCTAGATGTACTTAATTTGTTGCAATAAAAATGGTAATAGACAATCGATCCGAATTATTtgtctttatttaatttttatgaaaattaaaaaaattatttttagtgtgttttatattaaaattttattttcctatgaaaTTAATGTACCGTGATTTTTAATGCTAAAAACATCATGAAAAgctaataattttgaaataatatatatatatatatataaagagagaGAATTAGGTATTAGAACAGACTTAATTTTAGAATAtccaaataagaaaaagatggataaagaaatcaaatttttcCCCCACATGATAAGCAACTTCTCTATAAGGTTGTCTTTTGGTTTGGTCATCTTCTCATGTCTTTTAAAGTGAATAGATTAGacattatcattttatgttttatagcTATTGGACCAGTGGATTGTTAAATTTATGCatggaattaaattaatatactagtaaaaattgaatgaattatttaatttttttatacatgGATACTGAATTAcgtgaaaaaataattttcttttattttataaatcacATCTCGCCGGATCTAAAATCTTAAACTAtagttaataatttattaaaacaacCTCTCAAAGTTAACTAAGATGACTACTAACCCACCATTGGattaaaaaacttataaaattaagtTGATCGATATGTCCTATCCACTTATAATGCCAACTTGGTGAATGCATGATAAACTTCAGCCTTCTCTTTTTTGGTCCCATTGAGGAGgacaaatttgaaatatatatatatatatatagatttaatttttaattatatattgttNatatatatatatatagataatttttttaattatatattgttGGTATTATAAAATGGCAAAAAACTCAGTTCTCATAACCACCCcacaaacatgaaatttaaaaattgatttgacTTTCCATTTTTGGTATTATACAATAAGTTAGTGGTCTTCATAAAGATATTCcttgagataaaaaaaaaagtttgagaTAATTATCACTTGAGATTGTTGCCCCTAATCTGATCAAACGACTTTTCCTCAATagaaaagaacaaattggTCTTAGCTCACGTTTAGATA
It includes:
- the LOC18595426 gene encoding CBL-interacting serine/threonine-protein kinase 25 — protein: MEVQAENQRISKKNGTRNIIFRKYEMGRVLGQGTFAKVYYGKNISTQESVAIKVINKDQVKKEGFMEQIKREIAIMRLVRHPNVVELKEVMATKARIFFVMEYVKGGELFAKVAKGKLKEDSARKYFQQLVSAVDFCHSRGVFHRDLKPENLLLDENENLKVTDFGLSALPEQLRNDGLLHTQCGTPAYVAPEVLRKKGYDGAKADIWSCGVILFVLLTGYLPFQAENVMEMYRKVFKAEYEFPPWISNDARRLISKLLVADPEKRITIPGIMRNPWFRKGFTKPVAVSTEESSAEIGDKRDIESSGELEMATTKSSPPFYNAFELISSMSSGFDLSNLFESKTKPASLFTSKCSASAIMARLESMAKKLNFRVLTMKEFKVKMQGKAEGRKGKLAVTAEVFEVAPEVAVVEFSKSAGDTLEYNRFCEEDMRPALRDIVWSWQGENNCQ